From Arachis stenosperma cultivar V10309 chromosome 2, arast.V10309.gnm1.PFL2, whole genome shotgun sequence, one genomic window encodes:
- the LOC130960631 gene encoding uncharacterized protein LOC130960631 — protein sequence MAENSGANVLSYNLAEGQSSNRPPLFNGKNYTYWKERMKIFVQAVDYRLWKIILEGPKFPTTTSAQGVVSLKPEASWTEEDRKTVELNAKATNLLNCAISFEEYRRVSRCTTAKEIWDKLQITHEGTTIVKKTRTDMLNREYEMFAMKEGESIDELFERFNIITVGLDALGITHSESVLVRRVLRCLTKEWETKSLIISESSNLDSMTLDDLRGNLLAFENSYLKKDSKKKGIAFSSVTNPLDNESSDNSSENEFVLFAKKFRKMAKLKSKGSGSRRTKKDLSKVTCFNCKEMGHFKSDCPKLKKEEKPKKVKKKGLMATWEDLENDSDDENEESETKSQHCLMANEIDQVSFQNSNTEDLHLMIDHLSEKIRCFLAENQDLEQQNFILKAENDFLKEKLREAETVCDLVEENKLLKAQVRSCESDHSVLAYVNCFKQNEELLKEVERLKDDLAKFTQSSENLNQILASQKPLYDKAGLGFYKSEKLHFENIASSSNDVTYQDPTHFNKTTTPRFCRMCNRSGHFPVQCFFGERMMGDKVYKVVFDYNDLGHKRWFNVKGSKKIWIPKVT from the coding sequence ATGGCAGAAAACAGTGGCGCAAATGTGTTATCATACAATCTGGCTGAAGGTCAATCAAGCAATAGACCTCCCCTCTTCAATGGGAAAaattatacctattggaaggagaggatgaagatatttgtacaAGCCGTGGACTACAGACTTTGGAAGATCATCTTGGAGGGTCCTAAATTTCCAACTACAACAAGTGCTCAAGGAGTAGTCTCTCTTAAACCTGAAGCAAGctggaccgaggaagataggaagacggtggagttaaatgccaaggcaaccaatctgctcaactgtgctatcagctttgaggagtaccgacgagtatcacggtgcacaacggcaaaggaaatctgggacaagttgcaaatcactcatgaaggaactaCCATTGTAAAGAAGACTCGGACAGATATGTTAAACAGGGAATATGAAatgtttgcaatgaaggaaggagagtccATCGATGAACTGTTTGAACGGTTCAATATCATCACTGTTGGcttagatgctcttggaatcacacattcagaatctgtgctagtgagaagagtattgagatgtctcacaaaagagtgggaaacaaaatCCTTAATTATTTCTGAGAGTAGTAACTTAGATTCtatgacacttgatgatttgagaggaaacttacttgcctttgaaaactcctatttgaaaaaagattcaaaaaagaaaggaattgctttttcttctgtgactaaccctctggataatgaatccagtgataactcttctgaaaatgagtttgtgttgtttgcaaaaaaattcaggaaaatggcaAAGCTCAAAAGCAAAGGCAGCGGCTCCAGGAGGACAAAGAAAGATCTTAGCAAGGTAACCTgtttcaattgcaaggaaatgggtcatttcaaatctgattgtcccaagctgaaaaaggaagagaagcCGAAAAAAGTGAAGAAGAAAGGACTGATGGCCACATGGGAAGAtttggaaaatgactcagatgATGAGAATGAAGAGTCTGAGACTAAATCACAGCACTGTCTCATGGCAAATGAGATAGACCAGGTATCATTTCAAAACTCTAACACTGAAGACCTTCATCTCATGATAGATCACCTTTCTGAAAAAATTAGATGTTTTCTGGCTGAGAATCAAGATCTTGAACAGCAAAACTTCATTCTTAAAGCTGAAAATGATTTcctcaaagaaaaattaagagAGGCCGAAACTGTTTGTGATCTTGTGGAAGAAAACAAGTTGTTAAAAGCCCAAGTTAGAAGCTGTGAAAGTGATCATTCTGTTCTTGCATATGTGAACTGTTTTaagcaaaatgaagagttgctcAAAGAGGTTGAAAGACTTAAAGATGACTTAGCCAAGTTCacccaaagttctgaaaatttgaaccaaatcttggctagtcaaaaacctctttatgataaagctgggttgggattttataaatctgaaaaattaCATTTTGAAAATATTGCCTCATCTTCAAATGATGTAACATATCAAGACCCAACTCACTTTAACAAAACTAcaactccaagattttgtagAATGTGCAACCGAAGTGGTCATTTTCCAGTTCAAtgcttctttggtgaaagaatgatgggtgacaaagtttacaaagttgtttttgattacaatgatttgggacataagagatggtttaacgtgaaaggatccaaaaaaatttggatacctaaggtcacttga